A stretch of the uncultured Desulfobacter sp. genome encodes the following:
- a CDS encoding DUF3322 domain-containing protein, which produces MQPDWGYLPDHALKLIKRREWDNLAALKARLLGKKKFPIRLGLKPPNARKAVLDMDHYLNFVESWKNFPYQDMVQWEIKNWRKLDGQRLPTFLTIPSIRHLVQLMGKQGARRYALWEKNMRPILDAGTPGSLHNNLYHVLVRHLEVVERLSKQDSALLSILLPQLKPGLGKGCYLRALPVTGVDTKFIETHKLLIEELLDAEYGGALSAAGGLLNWLECKAKPKGWLVVRPLCEQTQKSLGGLPILKVPGDVLTEYELSAKYILVVENIQSGLALPYMKDTIAVIGGGKNVAWMDARWLDGKHVGYWGDIDTWGFSFLSDARSKVTGLTALMMDRATLLAHEERMDVEPKLVTTLPQFLNKEERSLFKDLNTGKFKSNRLEQERISSDYIHQELKFWLSSV; this is translated from the coding sequence ATGCAACCTGACTGGGGATATCTACCGGACCATGCCCTGAAATTGATCAAACGGCGGGAGTGGGACAATTTAGCCGCACTAAAAGCCAGGTTACTGGGAAAAAAGAAATTCCCCATTCGATTGGGATTAAAACCGCCCAACGCCAGGAAGGCGGTTTTGGATATGGACCATTATCTCAATTTTGTGGAATCCTGGAAGAATTTTCCATATCAGGACATGGTTCAGTGGGAGATAAAAAACTGGCGGAAACTTGATGGGCAGAGACTTCCCACCTTTTTAACCATCCCTTCAATCCGGCATTTGGTTCAACTCATGGGAAAACAGGGGGCCAGGCGCTATGCGTTGTGGGAAAAGAATATGAGGCCCATCCTGGATGCCGGCACCCCAGGGTCGCTTCATAACAATTTGTATCACGTACTTGTCAGGCACCTTGAAGTAGTTGAACGGCTATCAAAACAGGATTCTGCTCTCCTGTCCATCCTGCTTCCCCAACTAAAACCGGGATTGGGCAAAGGATGTTATCTTCGTGCGCTTCCTGTGACAGGGGTGGACACCAAATTTATAGAAACCCATAAACTGTTGATCGAAGAATTGCTGGATGCCGAATATGGCGGAGCCCTGTCTGCTGCAGGGGGGCTGTTGAACTGGCTGGAATGCAAAGCCAAACCCAAAGGCTGGCTTGTTGTCAGGCCGCTGTGCGAACAAACCCAAAAGTCTTTAGGCGGCCTTCCCATCCTTAAAGTTCCCGGAGATGTACTCACTGAGTATGAACTATCAGCAAAATATATTCTGGTGGTGGAAAATATCCAGTCCGGACTGGCCCTCCCGTACATGAAAGATACCATAGCAGTGATTGGCGGCGGGAAAAATGTGGCGTGGATGGATGCCCGGTGGCTGGACGGCAAGCATGTCGGATACTGGGGGGATATCGACACATGGGGGTTTTCGTTTTTAAGTGATGCCAGAAGCAAGGTGACAGGCTTAACAGCATTGATGATGGACAGAGCAACCCTGCTCGCCCATGAAGAGCGGATGGATGTGGAGCCCAAGCTGGTTACAACCCTCCCGCAATTTCTTAATAAAGAAGAGCGCTCCTTGTTCAAGGACCTGAACACCGGGAAATTTAAATCAAACCGCCTTGAGCAGGAACGTATTTCATCGGATTATATCCATCAAGAACTTAAATTCTGGCTCTCTTCGGTTTGA
- a CDS encoding ATP-binding protein, with protein MEHHLEKNQPPLTRLSADQPISSPCLPVTGQIRLAELSVFNWGAFNELHTVRVDPFGTLITGDNGSGKTTLIDGLMALLLPAGKAAFNVAAAQGDKTDRSLLSYMRGSYGSAHDGAGTRIKSKRESAVVTGLRALYKRDDGSSVTLAALFWTTQATNALADVKRVYAVAGRDMALKELLDAFGQGGARTLKQWLRSEPCTTCCDDNFSDYQECYRKLLSMDNKNAPALLSRALGLKKIDDLTKLIRELVLEPSSVKNDARKVVEEFADLVAIHDQLSDARAQKILLEKLPELDGIIRAAGKAEEKLSQEKQSLPAYLGEIYTGLWQQRIIEIKGELTSVSLKIETAETRQREAEELVERRHGEYLQLGGNRIEDLKKDIKFAKDKLNSVVRISSQYQADAEKLGLSSRLDQEVFFRNQSDADGKLADLQREADTSMGEFGTVSGKYSRIQEELSELSEEIRQMEARPDSNIDIRYQQLRDELTNALNLDKKACMFIGELIDVKEEERGWQGAIERALGGLRTTLAVPHDTYAMVTHWLNTRHTGLHVRVQVVRNPGMKLSQVPFKTDGYLKKLIWKKHPYRDWLKKHLEKFDLSCVSDTKELDRTPFSMTRQGLVHFNKGRFEKKDQYRIDDRRKWCLGFSNKSRLSVLKTDKNQLSLNLDTIGKTLTRIKKELSGIEERKHLWEKIKDYTWDGIDTPFWNLKCQRLKEDLKALELAGGDLEKAKSRWEAAKKEFEGIIETLRALDSTQGGIKKELGSAEAEYAKARTEAAKGVADTVKERLEKRIGPVTMDDLKLRSKLRQDADGKLETDLETQRNRKTNAEKKAIGIMSAFRSNEKWQILTVDWHSDIRSLPDYLDHLNLLEKEGLPNLVEQFVERLNKHATQSLAGISAKLESERDDIVERIDTINKVLKRTEFMPGSYLKLGSTKEKYPHVHDFENRLRKVLSQITSDDHEARYVQLATVVDILNKASAPGTSTTLESLRLLDPRYQMSFYAEEIDAATKEVRDVLKSSSGKSGGEKESFAGTIVAASLAYVLTPDGFDRPVYCTVFLDEAFSNTAEAVSKRVLRVFRELHVHVNLITPYKNLNLAREFARSLIIVERDQENHDSRFCEVTWEEIDRMNEEKSRKLVLDAEDLGIELHEQAALHAT; from the coding sequence ATGGAACATCATCTGGAAAAAAACCAACCGCCTTTGACCCGCCTTTCAGCTGACCAGCCCATATCCTCCCCTTGCCTGCCGGTTACCGGACAAATAAGATTGGCCGAGCTTTCCGTGTTTAATTGGGGGGCCTTCAATGAATTGCACACGGTTCGTGTGGACCCGTTCGGCACCCTGATCACCGGGGATAACGGTTCCGGCAAAACGACTCTCATTGACGGGCTGATGGCTCTGCTTCTTCCGGCGGGCAAAGCCGCATTTAATGTTGCCGCCGCCCAGGGAGACAAGACGGACCGCTCTTTACTCTCATATATGAGGGGAAGTTACGGATCAGCCCATGACGGTGCCGGCACCCGGATCAAAAGCAAACGGGAGTCGGCTGTTGTTACCGGCCTAAGGGCGCTTTATAAAAGGGATGACGGATCTTCGGTCACCCTTGCCGCACTTTTTTGGACAACCCAGGCAACCAATGCCCTTGCCGATGTTAAACGCGTATATGCCGTTGCCGGACGTGATATGGCCTTGAAGGAGCTGCTGGATGCATTCGGCCAAGGTGGGGCTCGCACTTTGAAGCAATGGCTGCGCAGTGAACCTTGCACCACCTGCTGCGATGACAATTTTTCAGACTATCAGGAATGCTACCGGAAACTGCTTTCCATGGACAATAAAAATGCCCCTGCCCTTCTTTCCAGAGCCCTGGGCCTAAAAAAAATCGACGATCTGACAAAACTCATCCGGGAGCTGGTTTTGGAGCCAAGTTCCGTTAAAAATGATGCACGCAAGGTGGTAGAGGAGTTTGCGGATCTGGTCGCCATCCATGATCAGTTAAGTGATGCAAGGGCCCAGAAAATTCTGCTGGAAAAATTACCCGAGCTTGACGGGATTATCAGGGCGGCGGGCAAGGCCGAGGAGAAATTATCCCAGGAGAAGCAGAGCCTGCCAGCCTATCTTGGCGAAATTTACACCGGATTATGGCAGCAGCGGATAATCGAAATTAAAGGAGAACTTACCTCTGTTTCCTTGAAAATAGAAACTGCGGAAACCCGGCAACGTGAGGCAGAGGAGTTGGTAGAGCGCCGCCACGGGGAATACCTGCAATTGGGCGGAAACAGAATAGAAGACCTGAAAAAGGATATTAAATTCGCTAAGGATAAGCTGAACAGCGTTGTGCGAATCTCTTCCCAATACCAAGCCGACGCGGAAAAACTGGGCCTCTCCTCGCGCCTTGATCAAGAGGTGTTTTTTAGAAATCAATCCGATGCAGATGGGAAGCTTGCCGATCTACAAAGAGAGGCCGATACTTCCATGGGCGAATTCGGGACTGTCAGCGGAAAATACAGCCGTATCCAGGAAGAATTATCGGAACTGTCGGAAGAGATACGTCAAATGGAAGCCAGGCCGGATTCCAACATCGACATTAGATACCAGCAATTGAGGGATGAATTGACCAATGCCCTCAATCTTGACAAAAAGGCCTGTATGTTCATCGGCGAGCTCATCGACGTAAAAGAAGAAGAACGTGGGTGGCAGGGGGCCATTGAAAGAGCGCTTGGCGGATTGAGAACCACCCTTGCCGTGCCCCATGACACCTATGCCATGGTGACCCATTGGTTGAATACGCGCCATACAGGACTCCACGTCCGGGTCCAGGTGGTCCGGAATCCCGGCATGAAACTTTCCCAGGTACCATTCAAAACCGACGGCTATCTAAAGAAACTGATCTGGAAAAAGCATCCTTACAGGGACTGGCTGAAAAAGCACCTGGAAAAATTTGACCTAAGTTGCGTTTCAGATACAAAGGAATTGGACCGCACCCCTTTTTCCATGACACGGCAGGGGCTTGTTCATTTCAACAAAGGCCGTTTTGAGAAAAAAGACCAATACCGAATTGATGACAGGCGAAAATGGTGTCTTGGGTTTTCCAATAAATCCCGCCTCTCGGTTTTGAAGACGGATAAAAATCAATTGAGCCTTAACCTGGACACTATTGGAAAAACGCTGACAAGGATCAAAAAAGAGCTTTCCGGGATAGAAGAGCGCAAACACCTCTGGGAAAAAATAAAAGACTATACCTGGGACGGTATTGATACCCCGTTCTGGAACCTTAAATGTCAAAGGCTGAAAGAGGACCTTAAGGCGCTTGAGCTGGCGGGCGGCGATCTTGAAAAGGCAAAATCCAGATGGGAGGCGGCCAAAAAGGAGTTTGAAGGGATCATAGAGACCTTAAGGGCTCTTGATTCAACCCAAGGCGGCATCAAAAAGGAACTTGGCTCTGCAGAGGCAGAGTACGCAAAGGCCCGGACAGAGGCGGCAAAGGGTGTGGCCGACACCGTAAAAGAACGCCTTGAAAAACGCATTGGGCCTGTGACCATGGATGATTTGAAACTCAGATCAAAGCTTCGGCAGGATGCGGATGGAAAATTGGAAACCGACCTGGAAACCCAGAGAAACCGCAAAACCAATGCCGAAAAAAAAGCCATCGGCATCATGTCTGCATTTAGGTCCAACGAAAAATGGCAGATTTTGACCGTTGACTGGCATAGTGATATTAGAAGCCTTCCGGATTATCTTGATCACTTGAACCTGCTTGAAAAAGAGGGCCTTCCCAATTTAGTAGAGCAGTTTGTGGAACGGCTGAACAAACATGCCACCCAGTCCCTGGCCGGCATCAGTGCCAAACTGGAATCCGAGCGGGATGACATTGTCGAGCGTATTGACACCATCAACAAGGTGCTCAAACGGACGGAATTCATGCCCGGATCTTATCTGAAGCTTGGATCGACCAAGGAAAAGTATCCCCATGTACATGATTTTGAAAACCGGTTGAGAAAAGTATTAAGCCAGATTACCAGTGATGATCATGAAGCAAGATATGTTCAACTGGCAACGGTGGTTGACATTTTAAACAAGGCAAGTGCTCCGGGTACTTCAACCACCCTTGAAAGCTTGAGGCTTCTCGATCCCCGCTACCAGATGTCCTTTTATGCAGAGGAGATCGATGCCGCCACAAAAGAGGTCCGGGATGTCTTAAAATCTTCCAGCGGCAAATCCGGCGGTGAAAAAGAGTCCTTTGCCGGAACCATTGTTGCCGCAAGCCTGGCATACGTATTGACCCCCGACGGCTTCGACCGGCCGGTGTATTGCACCGTTTTTCTGGATGAAGCCTTTTCCAACACTGCCGAGGCCGTCAGCAAACGGGTCTTGAGAGTCTTCAGGGAACTCCACGTCCATGTCAACCTGATTACACCTTATAAAAATTTGAACCTGGCCAGGGAATTCGCCCGGTCCCTTATCATTGTGGAGCGGGACCAGGAGAACCATGACAGCAGGTTCTGCGAGGTCACCTGGGAAGAGATTGACAGGATGAATGAAGAAAAATCAAGGAAACTGGTTTTAGACGCTGAGGATCTGGGTATTGAGCTTCATGAACAGGCGGCCCTGCATGCAACCTGA
- a CDS encoding DUF4194 domain-containing protein, translated as MREKKFKHNTSESTDTFDFIDKMRIQNTPPDQDLGLSGLSQGEEASTGRAASPPLPASGGITVPRELEKESNEPHGIMPSEARRALVFLLRQGVILSSQKSKLFEAICRYETPVRRHLSQVYLKLVLDEKSGVAFVAGMQNEHGEVLEGDEDQAEMEQSSLITRRTLPLYDTLLLLVLRKHYQNRETCGEQKIVIDKEKIESDLSPFLPLSNSARTDRQKLNGALKKMVGHKILNTVRGSEDRFEITPVIRYVVSAQFLESMLKEYTRLANELDKEK; from the coding sequence ATGAGAGAAAAAAAATTTAAGCATAACACCTCCGAAAGTACTGATACATTTGATTTTATAGACAAGATGAGAATCCAAAATACGCCGCCGGATCAGGATCTTGGGTTATCCGGCCTCTCCCAGGGGGAGGAGGCATCCACGGGCAGGGCCGCCAGCCCCCCGCTCCCAGCGTCCGGGGGGATAACTGTCCCCCGGGAACTTGAAAAGGAATCCAATGAGCCTCATGGCATAATGCCTTCGGAGGCCAGGCGGGCCCTGGTTTTTTTACTTCGCCAGGGGGTCATCCTCTCTTCACAGAAATCAAAATTATTTGAGGCCATTTGCAGGTATGAGACACCGGTCCGGCGTCATTTGTCCCAAGTTTATTTGAAGCTTGTGCTGGATGAAAAATCAGGTGTGGCATTTGTTGCCGGTATGCAAAATGAACATGGAGAGGTTCTTGAAGGCGATGAAGATCAAGCAGAGATGGAACAGTCCTCCCTGATCACCCGGAGGACACTACCGCTCTATGACACCTTGCTTTTGCTGGTTCTGCGCAAGCATTATCAAAACCGTGAAACCTGCGGGGAACAAAAGATTGTTATCGATAAGGAAAAAATAGAGTCGGACCTCTCCCCTTTTCTCCCTTTGTCAAACAGCGCCCGTACCGACAGACAAAAACTGAACGGCGCGTTAAAAAAAATGGTGGGCCATAAAATTTTAAACACGGTCAGGGGAAGTGAGGACCGGTTTGAGATCACGCCTGTCATTCGCTATGTTGTCAGCGCACAATTTTTAGAATCCATGCTCAAAGAATATACAAGGCTGGCAAACGAACTGGATAAGGAAAAATAA
- a CDS encoding DUF3375 domain-containing protein: protein MNFQGLQAQYRRLFNENKAWKLLRADNAPMIIAFLATLFAEESEVPFSRARISLDAELVRCRELGIWETETSAGAYLNHWIKSGWLREMDDMLTKTDAGETAFRFCRGLDDRGSVTTASHLRIVQEAVRDFLVAISNNPEERIALLEKKKSRIQLEIDDLNGGVLTELTPAEQRERIREIYQLSSVLTGDFRRVEDEIRILDQELRIQIIEADTSRGEVLRSVMEKEALLENTDAGSAFESFFQLLCDQNRSMEFRDQLRSILNRPAADHLSPSQRQFLNQLMRELTRESDRVFQIRRRTEEGLRTYIESGAAQENRGVDRLLGKLEQAAVALRESECSPRVMTNLSLAVGPVKIGSPEKMRLRAPDEKLDTSGVQEKINSKTPSREMLSHLDTVQIRQVAEHAFKTLSLNGPMTIASMAQLNPVESGLEELVAYLRVAKAVGAASLDKKESIELRDKQGNCMRASIPVFLLSADLFPKNLDDLNL, encoded by the coding sequence TTGAATTTTCAGGGATTACAGGCGCAATACCGCCGGTTGTTCAATGAAAATAAAGCCTGGAAACTGCTGCGGGCGGACAATGCGCCAATGATCATCGCCTTTCTTGCCACACTTTTTGCCGAAGAAAGCGAGGTGCCGTTCAGCCGGGCCAGAATCTCCCTTGATGCGGAACTGGTCCGGTGCAGAGAGCTTGGCATATGGGAAACAGAGACCAGTGCCGGGGCTTACCTGAACCATTGGATAAAGTCCGGATGGCTTCGGGAGATGGATGATATGCTGACAAAAACAGATGCCGGCGAAACCGCATTTCGATTCTGCCGGGGATTGGATGACAGGGGAAGCGTTACTACGGCGTCTCATCTTAGAATCGTACAGGAAGCCGTCCGGGACTTCCTGGTGGCCATCAGTAACAATCCTGAAGAAAGAATTGCCCTTCTTGAAAAGAAAAAGTCACGAATCCAGTTGGAAATTGATGACTTAAACGGTGGTGTGCTTACCGAGCTGACACCTGCCGAACAAAGGGAGCGGATCAGGGAAATATACCAATTGTCATCGGTTCTTACCGGTGATTTTCGCAGGGTGGAGGATGAAATACGGATATTGGATCAGGAGCTGCGTATACAGATTATTGAAGCTGACACTTCCCGGGGGGAGGTATTACGCTCTGTGATGGAAAAAGAAGCGCTTCTTGAAAACACGGATGCCGGCAGCGCTTTTGAAAGTTTTTTTCAGCTGTTGTGTGACCAGAACAGATCCATGGAATTCAGAGATCAGCTGCGAAGTATTTTAAATCGCCCTGCGGCTGACCACCTGAGTCCCTCCCAGCGGCAGTTTCTAAACCAGCTCATGAGAGAGTTGACCCGTGAAAGCGACAGGGTATTTCAGATCAGGCGAAGAACGGAAGAAGGGCTTCGGACCTATATTGAAAGCGGAGCGGCCCAGGAAAACCGTGGCGTTGACCGGTTGCTGGGCAAGCTGGAACAGGCGGCTGTCGCCTTAAGGGAGTCCGAATGCAGCCCAAGGGTCATGACAAATCTTAGCTTGGCTGTGGGGCCTGTAAAAATCGGTTCTCCTGAAAAGATGCGCCTTAGGGCACCCGATGAAAAACTGGACACCTCAGGGGTTCAGGAGAAGATAAATTCCAAAACACCCAGCCGGGAAATGTTGTCCCATCTGGACACGGTGCAGATCAGACAAGTTGCGGAACATGCGTTTAAAACCCTTTCTTTGAATGGCCCAATGACAATTGCTTCCATGGCCCAACTGAACCCCGTAGAATCGGGATTGGAAGAGCTTGTGGCATATCTGCGCGTGGCAAAGGCCGTAGGTGCCGCGTCTTTGGATAAAAAGGAGTCCATAGAGCTGCGTGACAAGCAGGGAAATTGCATGCGCGCCTCAATCCCTGTGTTTCTGCTGAGCGCGGATCTTTTTCCCAAAAATTTGGATGACCTGAATCTCTGA
- a CDS encoding WYL domain-containing protein → MIDNSMQMDKAFKKTLPRSVPPGLMDRRVVGLAAGMKMTMKQIETIGQTQKERLLYLDLKLRFSGVVNRIDLVSRFGIKAAAATRDIALYKELAAHNLFYDTKEKTYVKSDSFTPVFEYSGNQVLSVLTHGLGDGHVSDHAAMIPLETPTQLNCPNLDVLAEVTISIHQKKALKVNYTSLSSGETTREIVPFALVDNGLRRHVRAYDRLKGQFADFVVNRMSKPKILDGPVPADQTQVKDIQWNRIVEMHIVPHPNLKHPDTIAMEYGMQQTDAGSMLKIQVRAAVAGYVLRRWNVDCSQNHVLDGPEIHLWLRNRQTLYGVENLSIAPGYEPED, encoded by the coding sequence ATGATCGATAATAGTATGCAGATGGATAAGGCATTCAAAAAAACATTACCAAGATCAGTGCCCCCTGGGCTGATGGATCGGCGTGTGGTGGGGCTTGCTGCAGGAATGAAAATGACAATGAAACAGATAGAAACCATCGGTCAGACACAAAAAGAGAGATTGCTATATCTTGATTTAAAATTACGTTTTTCAGGCGTTGTAAATCGGATTGATCTTGTTAGCCGGTTCGGCATCAAGGCCGCTGCAGCGACCCGGGATATCGCTTTATACAAGGAACTGGCTGCCCATAATCTTTTTTACGATACAAAGGAAAAGACTTACGTTAAATCGGATTCCTTCACTCCTGTCTTTGAATATTCGGGCAATCAGGTTTTATCGGTGCTTACTCATGGACTTGGAGACGGTCATGTATCGGACCATGCAGCGATGATCCCTTTAGAAACACCGACGCAGTTAAACTGCCCCAACCTTGATGTGTTGGCAGAAGTAACGATTTCCATCCATCAAAAGAAAGCCCTTAAAGTGAATTACACATCATTGTCAAGCGGTGAGACCACAAGGGAAATAGTACCCTTTGCCTTGGTTGATAACGGACTGCGCCGGCATGTCCGCGCCTATGACCGGTTAAAAGGGCAATTTGCGGATTTTGTTGTCAACCGGATGTCAAAGCCTAAGATTCTGGACGGCCCGGTGCCCGCAGACCAGACACAAGTTAAGGATATTCAGTGGAATCGCATTGTTGAAATGCATATCGTGCCACACCCGAACCTTAAACACCCTGATACCATCGCCATGGAATACGGTATGCAGCAGACAGATGCCGGCAGTATGCTGAAGATACAAGTTCGGGCGGCGGTTGCCGGCTATGTGCTTAGACGATGGAATGTGGATTGTTCACAGAACCATGTTTTGGACGGCCCTGAAATTCATTTGTGGCTAAGGAACAGGCAAACCCTCTATGGTGTGGAGAATTTATCAATCGCACCGGGATATGAGCCGGAAGATTAA
- a CDS encoding helix-turn-helix domain-containing protein — protein sequence MNIAYPYHARMPGYLGKAIKDTRKQKKMTQKDLADITGTSVKFISDVERGKKTVQIDKVFDLLGALSLRIYVSDKPLEQERANGESFDFLG from the coding sequence ATGAATATAGCGTATCCATATCATGCCAGAATGCCCGGATATCTTGGCAAAGCAATTAAAGATACCAGAAAACAAAAAAAAATGACCCAAAAGGATCTGGCGGATATTACCGGCACCAGTGTAAAATTCATCAGTGATGTGGAAAGGGGAAAAAAAACGGTTCAAATTGATAAGGTATTTGATTTGCTTGGCGCGTTATCTCTTCGGATATACGTTTCTGATAAACCGTTAGAGCAGGAGAGGGCCAATGGAGAATCTTTCGATTTTCTTGGGTAA
- the sixA gene encoding phosphohistidine phosphatase SixA — MSVFLVQHGLSLPKTEDPEKGLSEKGREETLKIAEVAAGYSVKISKIFHSGKKRAVQTARIMAEHLCPGPGIEQMGDISPMDDVKALGDRLDPDSNHMVVGHLPYMEKLVSYLTTGREAPKVLKFQNSGIVCLDQDESGWFIRWTLNPNIS, encoded by the coding sequence ATGTCGGTATTTCTTGTACAGCACGGGCTAAGCCTGCCAAAAACCGAAGACCCTGAAAAAGGATTGTCTGAAAAGGGACGTGAGGAGACCTTAAAAATAGCTGAAGTGGCTGCCGGTTACAGCGTTAAAATCTCCAAAATTTTTCATTCCGGGAAAAAACGCGCGGTACAGACCGCCCGGATCATGGCTGAACACCTTTGTCCCGGTCCCGGCATTGAGCAGATGGGAGATATATCCCCCATGGATGATGTAAAGGCTCTTGGCGACCGGCTTGATCCGGATTCCAACCATATGGTGGTGGGCCATCTTCCCTATATGGAAAAACTGGTCTCGTACCTGACCACCGGCCGAGAGGCACCCAAGGTGCTGAAATTTCAGAACTCAGGGATTGTCTGTCTTGATCAGGATGAATCGGGCTGGTTTATCCGGTGGACCTTAAACCCCAACATTTCATAA
- a CDS encoding NUDIX domain-containing protein — MTKEIFDIVDENDQIIGQASRDQVHGNPSLIHRVVHILVFNSQNELYLQKRDINKDVQPGKWDTSVGGHVDKGESYQDAAVRELEEELGITGANLKYLYKYRLRNDYESEYVSSYHCLWDGEITINVDEIEEGRFWRLDEIAGKIDSGIFTPNFIDEIGRYKKI; from the coding sequence ATGACCAAAGAAATTTTTGATATCGTTGATGAAAATGATCAGATTATCGGCCAGGCAAGCCGTGATCAGGTCCATGGCAATCCAAGTTTGATTCACAGGGTGGTCCATATTCTGGTTTTTAACAGCCAAAATGAATTGTATCTGCAAAAAAGAGATATAAATAAGGATGTCCAGCCCGGAAAGTGGGATACCTCGGTGGGCGGTCATGTGGACAAGGGAGAATCTTACCAGGATGCGGCTGTCCGGGAATTGGAAGAGGAGCTTGGCATCACAGGCGCAAACTTAAAGTACCTCTATAAATACCGGTTACGCAATGACTATGAATCGGAATATGTATCCAGTTACCATTGTCTGTGGGACGGGGAGATTACAATAAATGTCGATGAGATTGAAGAGGGTCGCTTCTGGCGGCTTGATGAAATTGCTGGAAAAATCGATTCGGGTATTTTTACGCCAAACTTTATAGATGAAATCGGGCGGTATAAGAAAATTTAA
- a CDS encoding GNAT family N-acetyltransferase, translating into MKIREAEKRDWAAIWPIFNEIVKVGETYAYQTDTTKEQGEKIWLDTPRKTFIFEEEGKILGTYYIKTNQTGQGSHVCNCGYMVSSAARGKGIATSMCEHSQQIAKELGYKAMQFNFVASSNKGAVRLWGKLGFETVGRLPKAFNHPSKGYVDALVMYKWLHA; encoded by the coding sequence ATGAAAATAAGAGAAGCTGAAAAAAGAGACTGGGCCGCTATCTGGCCTATTTTTAATGAAATAGTTAAAGTCGGCGAAACATATGCTTATCAAACCGATACAACAAAGGAGCAAGGAGAAAAAATATGGCTGGACACGCCTCGCAAGACCTTCATATTCGAAGAAGAGGGTAAAATATTGGGTACATACTATATAAAAACCAATCAAACAGGGCAGGGCAGTCATGTATGCAATTGTGGATATATGGTTTCGTCTGCGGCAAGGGGTAAAGGTATAGCCACATCCATGTGTGAACACTCCCAGCAAATTGCAAAAGAATTGGGATATAAAGCCATGCAGTTCAATTTTGTGGCCTCCAGCAATAAAGGAGCTGTTCGCCTTTGGGGTAAGCTTGGATTTGAAACGGTAGGTCGTCTTCCCAAAGCGTTCAATCATCCATCTAAAGGGTATGTAGATGCGCTGGTAATGTATAAATGGCTGCACGCATAA